A portion of the Micromonospora tarapacensis genome contains these proteins:
- a CDS encoding amino acid deaminase/aldolase translates to MATDSENLRHRLDRATAHLDPPYAVVDLTAFDSNAAALVERAAGKPLRIASKSLRSRDLIARALARPGWHAVMAFTLPEAIWLVSAGVSADVLVAYPTVDRGALAELAADPTLAAAVTLMADDPDQLDFCDTVCPPGRRPDLRVCLDLDASWRLLGGRLHVGVRRSPLHSPRAAGRLAATVAGRPGFRLVGLMSYEAQLAGLADAPPGQAALGTAIRLAQRGSYRELLARRSAAVAAVGEHAELEFVNGGGTGSVAATSADPAVTEVSAGSGLYGPTLFDAYRAWRPTPAAFFACAVVRRPAPALATVLGGGWIASGSADRSRLPRPWLPAGLKLLGAEGAGEVQTPLSGDPAAALRIGDRVWFRHAKSGELCERVNELHLVDGDNVVATVPTYRGEGRAFL, encoded by the coding sequence GTGGCCACCGACAGCGAGAACCTGCGCCACCGCCTGGACCGGGCGACCGCGCACCTCGACCCTCCGTACGCGGTGGTCGACCTCACGGCCTTCGACAGCAACGCGGCAGCGCTCGTCGAACGGGCCGCCGGCAAGCCGCTACGGATCGCCAGCAAGTCCCTGCGCAGCCGCGACCTGATCGCCCGCGCGCTGGCCCGACCGGGCTGGCACGCAGTGATGGCCTTCACTCTGCCTGAGGCGATCTGGCTGGTCAGCGCCGGGGTCAGCGCCGACGTGCTGGTGGCGTACCCCACGGTCGACCGGGGGGCACTGGCCGAACTCGCCGCCGACCCGACGCTCGCCGCGGCGGTCACCCTGATGGCCGACGACCCGGACCAGCTGGATTTCTGCGACACGGTGTGTCCCCCCGGACGACGCCCCGACCTGCGGGTCTGCCTCGACCTGGATGCCTCCTGGCGGTTGCTGGGCGGCCGGCTGCACGTCGGCGTCCGCCGCTCACCGCTGCACAGCCCGCGGGCGGCCGGCCGGCTCGCCGCCACCGTCGCCGGCCGGCCGGGCTTCCGGCTGGTCGGGCTGATGTCGTACGAGGCGCAGCTCGCCGGCCTGGCCGACGCACCACCCGGGCAGGCGGCGCTCGGCACCGCGATCCGGCTGGCTCAGCGCGGGTCGTACCGCGAGCTGCTGGCCCGCCGGAGTGCGGCGGTGGCCGCGGTCGGCGAGCACGCCGAGCTGGAGTTCGTCAACGGCGGCGGCACCGGCAGCGTGGCCGCGACCAGCGCCGATCCCGCGGTGACCGAGGTCAGCGCGGGATCGGGCCTGTACGGGCCGACGCTGTTCGACGCGTACCGCGCCTGGCGCCCGACCCCGGCGGCCTTCTTCGCCTGCGCGGTCGTCCGCCGGCCGGCACCCGCCCTGGCCACCGTGCTCGGCGGCGGCTGGATCGCCTCCGGCTCGGCCGACCGCAGCCGGCTGCCCCGGCCGTGGTTGCCCGCCGGGCTCAAGCTGCTCGGCGCCGAGGGAGCCGGCGAGGTCCAGACCCCGCTGAGCGGTGACCCGGCCGCCGCCCTGCGCATCGGCGACCGGGTCTGGTTCCGGCACGCCAAGTCGGGCGAGCTGTGCGAGCGGGTCAACGAGCTGCACCTGGTGGACGGCGACAACGTGGTGGCCACGGTGCCGACCTACCGGGGCGAGGGTCGCGCCTTCCTCTGA